A part of Pongo pygmaeus isolate AG05252 chromosome 14, NHGRI_mPonPyg2-v2.0_pri, whole genome shotgun sequence genomic DNA contains:
- the TPT1 gene encoding translationally-controlled tumor protein, which translates to MIIYRDLISHDEMFSDIYKIREIADGLCLEVEGKMVSRTEGNIDDSLIGGNASAEGPEGEGTESTVITGVDIVMNHHLQETSFTKEAYKKYIKDYMKSIKGKLEEQRPERVKPFMTGAAEQIKHILANFKNYQFFIGENMNPDGMVALLDYREDGVTPYMIFFKDGLEMEKC; encoded by the exons ATGATTATCTACCGGGACCTCATCAGCC ACGATGAGATGTTCTCCGACATCTACAAGATCCGGGAGATCGCGGACGGGTTGTGCCTGGAGGTGGAGGGGAAG ATGGTCAGTAGGACAGAAGGTAACATTGATGACTCGCTCATTGGTGGAAATGCCTCCGCTGAAGGCCCCGAGGGCGAAGGTACCGAAAGCACAGTAATCACTGGTGTCGATATTGTCATGAACCATCACCTGCAGGAAACAAGTTTCACAAAAGAAGCCTACAAGAAGTACATCAAAGATTACATGAAATC AATCAAAGGGAAACTTGAAGAACAGAGACCAGAAAGAGTAAAACCTTTTATGACAGGGGCTGCAGAACAAATCAAGCACATCCTTGCTAATTTCAAAAACTACCAG TTCTTTATTGGTGAAAACATGAATCCAGATGGCATGGTTGCTCTATTGGACTACCGTGAGGATGGTGTGACCCCATATATGATTTTCTTTAAGGATggtttagaaatggaaaaatgt taa